From one Rhizobium sp. CIAT894 genomic stretch:
- a CDS encoding VOC family protein: MAKMIHSMIRVLDEARSVEFYSKAFGLSVADRVDFDTFTLIYLSNAETGFELELTVNKGRTEAYDLGNAYGHLAVSVEEVAVERARLLKLGFKPGELVELNRDGKLFGLFFFISDPDGYKVEVLQRHGRFL; the protein is encoded by the coding sequence TTGGCGAAGATGATCCACTCCATGATCCGCGTTCTCGACGAGGCGCGCTCGGTCGAATTCTACAGCAAGGCCTTCGGCCTCTCGGTTGCCGACCGCGTCGATTTCGACACTTTCACGCTGATCTATCTGAGCAATGCCGAGACCGGCTTCGAGCTGGAGCTGACCGTCAACAAGGGCCGCACCGAAGCCTACGATCTCGGCAATGCCTATGGCCACCTCGCCGTCTCCGTCGAGGAAGTCGCGGTCGAGCGCGCGCGGCTCTTGAAACTCGGGTTCAAACCGGGCGAATTGGTCGAACTCAACCGCGACGGCAAGCTGTTCGGCCTGTTCTTTTTCATCAGCGATCCCGACGGCTACAAGGTCGAAGTGCTGCAGCGCCACGGCCGGTTTCTCTAG